The proteins below are encoded in one region of Fimbriimonadaceae bacterium:
- a CDS encoding ferritin-like domain-containing protein yields MRQKQDLKDIYLHGLRDIYSAETQIIKALPKVIDAVTSKELKDALNRHLQETKQQAETVADIIAAHDEKPEGEHCKGMEGLLKEGMDIASEFEAGPTRDAALITACQKVEHYEISAYGSMRVFAKQLGFKDDVKALNSIFEEETNADMLMTEIAEGGLNAKADGEFASAGDRR; encoded by the coding sequence ATGAGACAAAAGCAGGATCTTAAGGACATCTACCTGCACGGGCTTCGCGACATTTACAGTGCGGAGACTCAAATCATCAAGGCATTGCCCAAGGTGATCGATGCAGTAACGAGCAAAGAATTGAAGGACGCCCTAAACCGGCACCTTCAGGAGACCAAGCAACAGGCTGAAACCGTAGCGGACATCATTGCCGCCCACGATGAAAAGCCGGAAGGCGAGCATTGCAAAGGCATGGAGGGCCTTCTTAAGGAAGGCATGGACATCGCCAGCGAGTTTGAAGCGGGCCCGACCCGGGACGCCGCCCTTATCACGGCGTGTCAAAAGGTCGAGCACTATGAGATCTCTGCTTATGGCTCAATGCGCGTCTTCGCGAAGCAACTAGGCTTTAAGGACGACGTAAAGGCCCTTAACTCGATCTTCGAGGAAGAGACTAATGCAGACATGCTGATGACGGAGATTGCTGAAGGCGGTCTCAATGCCAAGGCCGATGGCGAATTTGCCTCGGCGGGGGATCGGAGGTAA
- a CDS encoding winged helix-turn-helix domain-containing protein, protein MQQTMTGSEFAVKTGDGLKVPVLVVEDDEAIRRLLNAALLETEFKMTECGSAVQGLTTASKLRPELVLLDLGLPDLNGVEFVEQFRGWSQAPIIIVSAQDDEDKKVAALEAGADDYVTKPFGVSELLARMRAAWRRYQSGGQDTSLPVIEMGDVQIDIAARRVMKGGDQIHLTPIEYKLLVLLAKHAGRVVTQRQILAEVWGDEYSEESQYLRVYVGYLRKKLEDDPSNPNLILTEPRVGYRIRA, encoded by the coding sequence ATGCAGCAAACTATGACTGGCTCGGAGTTCGCGGTCAAAACGGGTGACGGGCTCAAGGTGCCCGTCTTAGTCGTGGAGGACGATGAGGCGATCAGGCGCTTGCTTAACGCCGCCCTCCTTGAGACTGAGTTCAAAATGACGGAGTGCGGGAGCGCCGTCCAGGGGCTTACGACTGCCTCAAAGCTTCGGCCGGAACTCGTCCTCCTCGATCTCGGCTTGCCAGACTTGAACGGCGTCGAGTTCGTCGAGCAGTTCCGCGGTTGGTCGCAGGCGCCGATTATCATCGTCTCCGCCCAGGACGACGAGGACAAGAAGGTCGCGGCGCTGGAGGCTGGCGCGGACGATTATGTGACGAAGCCCTTCGGCGTTTCCGAGCTCTTGGCGCGCATGCGCGCGGCCTGGCGTCGGTACCAGTCCGGGGGACAGGACACCTCCCTCCCCGTGATCGAGATGGGCGACGTCCAGATAGACATCGCCGCCCGCCGGGTCATGAAGGGGGGCGACCAGATCCACTTGACGCCCATCGAGTACAAGCTGCTCGTGTTGCTGGCGAAACATGCCGGCCGGGTCGTCACCCAGCGCCAAATCTTGGCCGAAGTTTGGGGCGACGAATATTCAGAGGAGTCGCAGTATCTGCGGGTGTATGTCGGTTACCTCCGTAAGAAGCTCGAAGACGATCCTTCGAACCCGAATCTCATCCTCACAGAGCCCCGAGTCGGTTACCGGATCCGTGCATAA
- a CDS encoding LacI family DNA-binding transcriptional regulator, with product MKGFSSQMPKRTTIEDVARRAGVSKVTVSYVLNGRQDAARISEETTKRVLEAARDLHYRPNALARMLLSRRTDSIAVAFQYADYFSSASTFTGEVMRGVCAACVDNDLDLLLHTKRVETGPAEADTLTDGRVDGLLVLRDAHDATLAEIVSRRFPAVLFFSRLEGVDLPFVDADNYSGGRMGTRHLLELGHKRIGIVRGPADSVSANDRFNGFRDAFTGAGLDPEQACVVTMENPTSDGDQLLRCLEGPEGPTALFVWSDDVAFAVMRILRDHGYDVPNDVSVVGFDSSDACERVHPALTSVRQPVHDMAYEATEMLAHIVKGIPVARRQRLFVPTLDVRGSTAPPKN from the coding sequence GTGAAAGGGTTCAGCAGTCAAATGCCCAAGCGGACGACGATCGAGGACGTGGCACGGCGCGCAGGCGTCAGCAAGGTGACGGTCAGTTACGTACTGAACGGACGCCAGGACGCGGCCCGCATCAGCGAGGAAACCACGAAGCGCGTCCTTGAGGCGGCGCGAGACCTCCACTACCGTCCGAACGCCCTTGCCAGAATGCTTCTGTCCCGCCGCACGGACTCTATCGCGGTCGCCTTTCAGTACGCCGATTACTTCTCCTCGGCCAGTACGTTCACGGGCGAAGTCATGCGGGGCGTCTGTGCGGCGTGCGTCGACAACGACTTAGACCTCCTCCTGCACACGAAACGGGTCGAGACCGGCCCGGCGGAAGCGGACACGCTGACAGACGGCCGGGTCGACGGGCTCCTTGTGTTGCGCGACGCGCACGACGCCACCTTGGCGGAGATTGTGAGCCGCCGCTTCCCCGCCGTCCTCTTCTTCTCCCGGCTAGAAGGCGTCGACCTGCCCTTCGTGGACGCCGACAACTATAGCGGCGGCCGCATGGGCACGCGGCACCTGTTGGAGCTCGGCCACAAGCGCATCGGCATCGTGCGCGGCCCCGCCGACTCCGTCAGCGCGAACGACCGCTTCAACGGCTTCCGCGACGCGTTCACCGGCGCCGGCCTCGATCCCGAGCAGGCCTGCGTCGTCACGATGGAAAATCCGACCTCGGACGGCGACCAGTTGCTCCGCTGCCTGGAGGGGCCTGAGGGCCCGACCGCCCTCTTCGTCTGGTCGGACGACGTTGCCTTTGCCGTCATGAGGATCCTCCGCGACCACGGCTATGACGTCCCGAACGACGTCTCGGTCGTCGGCTTCGACAGCTCGGACGCGTGCGAGCGCGTACACCCGGCCCTCACAAGCGTGCGACAGCCCGTCCACGATATGGCCTATGAAGCGACCGAGATGCTGGCCCACATCGTGAAAGGCATCCCCGTCGCCCGGCGCCAACGACTCTTTGTCCCCACCCTCGACGTTCGCGGCTCGACCGCCCCGCCCAAAAACTGA
- a CDS encoding prepilin-type N-terminal cleavage/methylation domain-containing protein — MNQRRFRTANKMAAFTLIELLVVIAIIAILAAILFPVFAAAKEAAKATTTLAHTKQIGVGVQLYLGDNDDVFFKIRHELIVGGKARRNWKHAIYGYTKNTDIFRDTVNPAAAFPDEQGSTSYLPTPDKPIFNRGYFYYRPFHLTNNWQDAADYKVSQVEEPSNGLLIGENKDVFPDYGPWIRYYWKGQNGWAVSNWGGAKKGDRSMCAVFVDSHAAYVPLGKTCGQPGQLNMWMYDRGGDYRRWPIDGTPTDITWIDTFCKSLPF; from the coding sequence ATGAATCAACGACGATTCCGAACAGCCAACAAGATGGCGGCGTTCACGCTGATCGAGCTGCTCGTCGTCATCGCAATCATCGCCATTCTGGCCGCCATTCTCTTCCCCGTCTTTGCGGCGGCGAAGGAAGCAGCTAAAGCCACGACGACCCTTGCCCACACAAAGCAGATCGGGGTCGGCGTCCAGCTTTACCTGGGTGACAACGACGACGTGTTCTTCAAAATCCGCCACGAGCTGATCGTCGGCGGCAAGGCGCGAAGGAACTGGAAGCACGCCATCTATGGGTACACGAAGAACACCGACATCTTTCGTGACACGGTGAACCCAGCGGCGGCCTTCCCGGACGAGCAAGGAAGCACCTCTTACCTTCCCACCCCTGACAAGCCCATCTTCAACCGAGGCTACTTCTACTACCGCCCGTTCCACCTGACCAACAACTGGCAGGACGCGGCCGACTACAAAGTGAGCCAGGTCGAGGAACCGTCCAACGGACTCCTCATCGGCGAGAACAAAGACGTGTTCCCGGACTACGGCCCGTGGATCCGCTACTACTGGAAGGGCCAGAACGGCTGGGCCGTTTCCAACTGGGGCGGCGCGAAGAAGGGCGACAGGTCGATGTGCGCGGTCTTCGTGGACTCGCACGCGGCCTATGTCCCGCTCGGCAAGACATGCGGCCAGCCCGGCCAGTTGAACATGTGGATGTACGACCGGGGCGGCGACTACCGCCGGTGGCCGATCGACGGCACCCCGACAGACATCACGTGGATCGACACGTTCTGCAAGTCGCTTCCGTTCTGA
- a CDS encoding methylated-DNA--[protein]-cysteine S-methyltransferase, which translates to MNTGTLILSTPIGSILLEATERGLSAVTTRPTPTEPSQGCALAKQHLDRASKQLEEYFQGARKAFDLELDLRGSEFQRLVWAELCRIPYGQTVSYSELAGRIGRPSASRAVGLANSQNPIAIVVPCHRVIGKNGKLVGYAGGLEIKSRLLALEGAGNPILFPPVPG; encoded by the coding sequence ATGAACACGGGCACCCTGATCCTATCGACCCCGATCGGCTCCATCCTTCTCGAAGCCACGGAAAGGGGACTGTCCGCCGTGACGACCCGGCCCACTCCTACCGAGCCCTCGCAGGGCTGCGCGCTTGCCAAGCAGCACCTTGATCGCGCATCCAAGCAGTTGGAGGAGTATTTCCAGGGCGCACGGAAGGCGTTCGACCTTGAGTTGGACCTGCGCGGGTCGGAGTTCCAGCGGCTCGTCTGGGCGGAACTGTGTCGCATCCCATACGGGCAGACCGTTTCTTACTCCGAACTCGCGGGCCGGATCGGTCGGCCGAGCGCGTCGCGCGCGGTCGGGCTGGCGAACTCGCAAAACCCGATCGCGATCGTCGTCCCGTGCCACCGCGTGATCGGCAAGAACGGCAAGCTGGTGGGTTATGCCGGTGGATTGGAGATCAAATCGCGCCTGCTCGCGCTCGAGGGAGCGGGCAACCCAATCTTGTTCCCTCCGGTGCCTGGATGA
- a CDS encoding RNA polymerase sigma factor produces the protein MTSTQRRVHFDDYCKRGYQDALRFATFITRDRDEAFDLVQEAMVKAFRSYEKNGELPEGRAWLQQIIRRTQIDRVRARQRRINALSLEETLEDNPHQIPTDPRLNPEQKLMAECPNPEFEALLSTLPENDAKAVRLSLREDLDESDIARQLDCGERSVRQRLARAKRYLTQAARSARLMTLVQAQAQKQQGAAA, from the coding sequence ATGACGAGCACACAACGACGGGTCCACTTCGACGACTACTGTAAGCGCGGCTATCAAGACGCTTTACGGTTTGCAACCTTTATTACACGGGATCGCGACGAAGCCTTCGACCTCGTTCAAGAGGCCATGGTAAAGGCTTTCCGCTCCTACGAAAAGAACGGCGAGCTCCCTGAGGGCCGCGCATGGCTGCAACAAATCATTCGCCGAACGCAAATCGACCGAGTGCGTGCCCGCCAGCGCCGGATCAACGCCCTCTCGTTGGAAGAGACTCTAGAGGACAACCCGCACCAGATCCCGACCGACCCTCGCCTCAATCCGGAGCAGAAGCTCATGGCCGAGTGCCCCAACCCCGAGTTTGAAGCCCTACTCAGCACGTTGCCGGAGAACGATGCCAAGGCGGTCCGCTTGAGCCTTCGCGAAGACCTCGACGAGAGCGACATCGCCCGCCAGCTCGACTGCGGCGAGCGGAGCGTCCGGCAGCGACTGGCCCGTGCCAAGCGATATCTGACGCAGGCCGCCCGCTCGGCCCGCCTCATGACGCTCGTGCAGGCCCAGGCGCAAAAGCAACAGGGGGCTGCCGCGTGA
- a CDS encoding PAS domain S-box protein, which produces MDSDGGSSPTSSQLEWSYRQLADALPHLVWLARADGAVLYYNQRVRGYGGTVENEAGSRRWEAVVHPDDVDYTGEAWQRSVEQDVPYECEHRMLMADGTFRWHISRAERHQSPDGESVWFGTATDIHDRKLLEIRLRDSEQKFRAKFYNAAVGMAHVSLDGRWQLVNDRLCEILGYSREELLQMSFADITHPDDLDSDLEQTRKLLDGSISTYSIEKRYYRKDGRLIWVSLTGSLVCKGDGTSDYVLGITQDITDRKQAEAARALSDQRFHLMADNISQFAWIADANGWIFWYNKRWYEYTGTTLKDVQGWGWRAVQHPDHVERVVAKISEHWKSGEPWEDTFPIKGKDGDYRWFLSRALPIRGNDGSVIQWFGTHTDITQHLELQSALQESEQKFKTMADTAPAMLWITDAANHCTFLSRGWFQFTGQVDNGELDRLWKEAIQSDDRELFVKTVEDFGKSNLPFDQDFRVIRYDGAERWAAFSGRPRFGPAGEFLGFIGSIIDIHERKTAEGELERLYESERCARTEAERASRLKDEFLATLSHELRTPMSPILGWSDILSQSIGAVDSETLSEGLSAILKAARAQMQLIEDLLDMSRVVSEKIVLQNRPVDLEKLAVAAMDMVRVAASQQNIRLTFRSESLPPVTGDFDRLRQVLWNLLTNSIKFSPPGSEVVLEVRRNGNWAEIIVADCGIGIRPEFIPYVFDRFRQETASANRSHGGLGIGLSLVKSLTELHGGTVEVASEGEGKGATFTVRLPLAGKRACDDPMVDVAENVDVDLSGREILLVEDDAATGDIIGRTLERAGAVITRAGTVDDALRSLEERRFDILISDIGMPGKDGFDLIKSAKRLAPDIPSVALTAYASASDAEQALREGFSFHIAKPVTSADLVNTVARILKQHAEPSDFL; this is translated from the coding sequence ATGGATTCGGACGGGGGCTCCTCCCCCACATCCAGTCAGCTGGAATGGAGTTATCGCCAGTTGGCCGACGCGTTGCCGCACCTCGTGTGGCTCGCGCGAGCAGACGGAGCCGTCCTGTACTACAACCAAAGGGTACGCGGGTACGGCGGCACCGTTGAGAACGAAGCCGGTTCGAGGCGGTGGGAGGCCGTCGTACATCCCGACGACGTGGACTACACGGGGGAGGCTTGGCAGCGAAGCGTCGAGCAGGACGTTCCCTATGAGTGCGAGCACCGCATGCTCATGGCGGACGGCACTTTCCGCTGGCACATCAGCCGGGCTGAGCGTCACCAAAGTCCAGATGGCGAAAGCGTATGGTTCGGCACCGCCACAGACATCCACGATCGTAAGCTTCTAGAGATCCGGCTGCGCGACAGCGAGCAGAAGTTTCGAGCAAAGTTTTATAACGCTGCGGTCGGCATGGCCCACGTCTCGCTGGACGGTCGGTGGCAGCTCGTCAACGACAGGCTTTGCGAGATCCTTGGTTATTCACGTGAAGAGCTTTTGCAGATGTCCTTCGCGGACATCACACATCCCGATGATCTTGACTCGGATCTGGAACAGACGCGAAAGCTTCTCGACGGCTCAATTTCGACGTATTCGATCGAGAAGCGCTACTACCGAAAAGACGGGCGTCTTATTTGGGTTTCACTAACCGGTTCCTTGGTCTGTAAAGGTGACGGGACTTCGGATTATGTTCTCGGGATCACCCAGGATATCACCGACCGAAAACAGGCAGAGGCGGCAAGGGCGCTTAGCGACCAACGCTTCCACCTCATGGCGGACAATATATCGCAGTTCGCTTGGATTGCAGACGCCAATGGATGGATCTTTTGGTACAACAAACGCTGGTACGAATATACCGGCACCACGCTCAAGGACGTGCAAGGTTGGGGTTGGCGCGCGGTCCAGCATCCCGACCACGTCGAGCGGGTCGTCGCGAAGATTAGCGAACATTGGAAGTCGGGTGAACCCTGGGAAGACACATTCCCGATTAAGGGTAAAGACGGAGACTATCGGTGGTTCCTTTCCCGAGCGCTTCCTATCCGGGGCAACGACGGGAGCGTCATCCAATGGTTCGGCACGCACACGGACATAACGCAGCACCTGGAACTGCAGAGCGCGCTCCAGGAGAGCGAGCAAAAGTTCAAGACCATGGCGGACACCGCACCGGCCATGCTCTGGATCACGGACGCGGCAAACCATTGTACATTTCTGAGCCGTGGCTGGTTCCAGTTCACCGGCCAGGTCGATAACGGCGAGCTGGACCGGCTTTGGAAGGAGGCGATCCAATCCGACGACCGAGAACTCTTCGTCAAAACTGTGGAAGACTTCGGCAAAAGCAACCTTCCCTTTGACCAAGACTTTCGTGTAATTCGCTACGACGGGGCTGAGCGGTGGGCGGCTTTCTCCGGGCGGCCGCGTTTCGGGCCAGCCGGCGAGTTCCTTGGCTTCATCGGTTCGATCATCGACATTCATGAGAGGAAGACCGCCGAAGGGGAGTTGGAGCGCCTCTACGAGAGCGAGCGGTGCGCTCGCACCGAAGCGGAGCGCGCAAGCAGGCTAAAGGACGAGTTCTTGGCGACCCTGAGCCACGAACTCCGCACCCCCATGAGCCCGATCCTGGGTTGGAGCGACATCCTCAGCCAGAGCATTGGAGCGGTGGACTCCGAGACCCTCTCCGAGGGCCTTTCCGCGATCCTCAAGGCGGCTCGCGCCCAGATGCAGTTGATAGAGGACCTCTTGGACATGAGCCGCGTGGTCTCGGAGAAGATCGTCCTGCAGAACCGGCCCGTTGATCTTGAGAAACTCGCTGTCGCCGCCATGGATATGGTTCGCGTCGCCGCGTCGCAACAAAACATCCGCCTCACGTTCCGTAGCGAGAGCCTCCCGCCCGTGACCGGCGACTTTGACCGGCTGCGCCAGGTCCTCTGGAACCTGCTTACCAATTCGATCAAGTTTTCCCCGCCCGGGAGTGAGGTCGTGCTGGAAGTCCGCAGGAACGGGAACTGGGCTGAGATCATCGTCGCCGACTGCGGCATCGGCATCCGGCCTGAATTCATCCCTTATGTCTTCGACCGGTTCCGACAAGAGACGGCGTCTGCAAACCGCTCGCACGGCGGTCTCGGCATCGGCCTCTCGCTCGTCAAGAGCCTGACAGAGTTGCACGGCGGGACCGTCGAAGTCGCAAGCGAAGGCGAGGGCAAAGGGGCCACCTTCACGGTGCGCCTTCCTCTGGCTGGTAAGAGGGCTTGTGACGATCCGATGGTCGATGTCGCCGAGAACGTGGACGTCGATCTCAGCGGCCGCGAGATCCTGCTTGTGGAAGACGATGCCGCGACCGGCGACATCATCGGGAGGACGCTCGAAAGGGCAGGCGCCGTTATTACGAGGGCGGGCACGGTGGACGACGCCCTAAGGTCGCTCGAAGAAAGGCGCTTCGACATCTTGATCTCCGACATCGGGATGCCCGGCAAGGACGGCTTCGACCTCATTAAGTCGGCCAAACGCCTCGCGCCCGATATTCCCAGCGTCGCGCTGACCGCCTATGCCAGCGCGAGCGACGCGGAGCAGGCCCTTCGGGAGGGCTTCTCCTTTCACATCGCCAAGCCGGTGACATCTGCGGACCTCGTCAATACTGTGGCCCGCATTCTTAAACAGCACGCGGAACCGTCGGATTTCCTATAG
- a CDS encoding CsbD family protein, translating into MNWDTVKGNWKQLTGKVKEEWGDLTDDDLMEIEGRKEQLVGKLQERYGWARDEAERRVSDWGDRLER; encoded by the coding sequence ATGAATTGGGATACGGTTAAAGGGAACTGGAAACAGTTGACGGGCAAGGTGAAAGAAGAGTGGGGCGACCTTACGGACGACGATCTTATGGAGATCGAAGGGCGTAAAGAGCAGCTGGTTGGAAAGCTTCAAGAACGGTACGGCTGGGCTCGTGACGAAGCCGAGCGCCGGGTCTCTGATTGGGGCGACCGGCTCGAACGATAG
- a CDS encoding response regulator has protein sequence MIRWRQQPWLDSWGPYLVAVLGVALVTAIRLPLREYTGLQGGLSLYGVPVAVAALVGGIRPGIFAVILGLFIGTYLFVPPGGFEPRAPNEIFSISGATLTWILIAMICDFAVSRARAERQALHRQRDVENQLGELLDRITDAFFTVGPDYKIIMANRAVVDLFGVPAEETTGQELWTVWKRGGDAAVRLRMEQAMQTGSPVTVEFDDFSNHRAFELRLFPAPDQSTLAVFAQNITAKKRLEEARERLLADERAARSDAEQESRSKDEFVATLSHELRTPMTAIVGWSEILRPKAADDRELAEGLAAIESSARLQSQLIDDLLDISRIVTGQLRLHWQIVDLREIVDDVIRDRTPFAAERRRTLSCRPCDNDLYMRGDELRLTQIVTNLVANALKFTDDGGNIVVELYREGSSAVLSVTDDGQGIDSDALPFIFDRFRQANVGINRKHGGLGLGLAIVKQLVEAHEGSVSAESSGPGMGSKFTVRLPLLASGLPTTHAVEEEPKPTDLTGIKVLLVEDDPATRRVIQKMLTMAGASVEACASGREGLNSLSRQVPDVLVSDIGMPEMDGYRFIANVRAFAKEDVARLPSLALTAFARAEDRNRAIEAGFDVHLSKPVQADSLVATVSRLARTARAK, from the coding sequence ATGATCCGGTGGAGGCAGCAGCCCTGGCTGGACAGTTGGGGTCCCTACCTTGTCGCCGTGCTCGGCGTTGCCCTCGTGACGGCGATACGCCTCCCACTTAGGGAGTACACCGGCCTCCAGGGTGGCTTGTCCCTTTATGGGGTGCCGGTCGCTGTGGCCGCGCTGGTCGGTGGAATCCGGCCAGGAATATTCGCAGTCATCCTTGGCCTCTTCATCGGAACCTATCTCTTTGTGCCCCCGGGGGGATTCGAGCCGAGGGCGCCCAACGAGATCTTCTCGATATCCGGCGCAACTTTGACGTGGATCCTTATCGCAATGATCTGCGACTTCGCCGTTTCTCGGGCGCGCGCGGAGCGGCAAGCGCTGCACCGCCAGAGGGACGTGGAGAATCAGCTCGGCGAGCTCTTGGATCGCATCACGGACGCATTTTTTACGGTCGGGCCTGATTACAAAATCATCATGGCGAACCGTGCCGTCGTCGATCTCTTCGGAGTCCCCGCCGAGGAAACGACCGGCCAGGAACTTTGGACGGTCTGGAAGAGGGGAGGCGACGCCGCCGTTCGGCTCCGCATGGAGCAGGCCATGCAGACTGGCTCGCCCGTCACCGTCGAGTTCGACGACTTCAGCAACCACCGCGCGTTCGAGCTGCGCCTCTTCCCGGCGCCCGACCAGTCCACCCTGGCCGTCTTCGCCCAAAACATAACAGCGAAGAAGCGTTTAGAAGAAGCGCGCGAGCGCCTCTTGGCCGACGAGAGGGCGGCCCGCAGCGACGCCGAACAGGAGAGCCGCTCCAAGGACGAGTTCGTCGCGACTCTCTCGCACGAGCTCCGGACCCCCATGACCGCCATCGTGGGCTGGAGCGAGATCCTGCGCCCGAAGGCCGCGGACGACCGTGAACTTGCCGAAGGGCTCGCCGCCATTGAAAGCTCCGCGCGGCTCCAATCCCAACTTATCGACGACTTGCTCGATATAAGCCGCATCGTCACTGGCCAACTGCGCCTCCACTGGCAGATCGTCGACCTGCGCGAGATCGTGGACGACGTGATCCGCGATCGGACTCCGTTCGCCGCCGAAAGGCGCCGGACGCTCTCGTGCCGCCCTTGTGACAACGACCTCTATATGCGTGGCGACGAATTGCGCTTGACCCAAATCGTCACAAACCTGGTCGCCAACGCGCTCAAATTCACGGACGACGGCGGAAACATTGTCGTCGAGCTCTATCGTGAAGGATCCTCGGCCGTTCTCTCGGTGACCGATGACGGCCAGGGAATCGACAGCGACGCCCTGCCCTTCATCTTCGACCGATTCCGCCAGGCAAACGTCGGCATAAACCGGAAGCACGGTGGCCTCGGACTTGGGCTTGCGATCGTGAAGCAACTGGTCGAGGCGCACGAAGGATCGGTCTCCGCGGAGAGTTCGGGCCCGGGAATGGGCTCCAAGTTCACGGTGCGGTTGCCCCTTTTGGCGTCTGGCCTCCCGACCACGCACGCCGTCGAAGAGGAGCCAAAACCGACTGACCTAACCGGAATCAAAGTCTTGCTCGTGGAGGACGACCCGGCGACCCGGCGAGTGATCCAGAAGATGCTGACGATGGCCGGGGCGAGCGTCGAAGCTTGCGCTTCTGGCCGCGAAGGGCTCAATTCCCTTTCCCGCCAGGTGCCAGACGTTCTGGTCAGCGACATCGGGATGCCGGAGATGGACGGCTATCGCTTCATCGCCAACGTGCGCGCCTTCGCAAAGGAGGATGTCGCGCGACTCCCCAGCCTGGCCTTGACCGCTTTCGCGCGCGCCGAGGACCGCAACCGTGCGATCGAGGCCGGGTTCGACGTCCACCTCTCGAAGCCGGTCCAAGCCGACAGCCTCGTTGCCACGGTCAGCCGCCTTGCGAGGACGGCCCGGGCAAAATAA
- a CDS encoding DUF1328 domain-containing protein, with translation MLYWAAVFLVIAIVAGILGFGGIAGASAGLAQILFFVFLVLFVLSFLFRGAKRAL, from the coding sequence ATGCTTTATTGGGCAGCTGTCTTCCTTGTGATCGCGATCGTGGCCGGCATCCTCGGTTTCGGCGGCATCGCCGGCGCCTCTGCAGGCCTCGCGCAGATCCTCTTCTTCGTCTTCCTGGTGCTTTTCGTCCTGTCGTTCCTCTTCCGAGGGGCGAAACGGGCACTCTAG